Proteins encoded within one genomic window of Anastrepha ludens isolate Willacy chromosome 4, idAnaLude1.1, whole genome shotgun sequence:
- the LOC128860520 gene encoding delta-aminolevulinic acid dehydratase, which produces MERKLHSGIHHPTLRMLQESGCEITPHNLMYPIFVIGDDDVVEPIKSMPGQSRMGVNQLRKFIEPLIPKGLSSVLLFGIVDSNLKDDRATNADSEINPVIRALPLLRKWFPNLLIACDVCLCPYTKHGHCGILGENGLLNSQSIERLAEVAVSYGRAGAHIVAPSDMMDNRIRAIKEALIAENLENRVSLLSYSAKFASNFYGPFRDAAKSAPAFGDRRCYQLPSGSKGLAIRAVQRDVVEGADMLMVKPGMPYLDILRQTKDTYPSHPLYVYQVSGEYSMLYFAAQNGAFDLKEALMETMKGFRRAGADCIITYFTPTLLDILLELK; this is translated from the coding sequence atggaaagaaagtTGCACAGTGGTATCCATCATCCTACCTTGCGTATGCTGCAGGAATCAGGTTGCGAAATAACGCCGCACAATTTAATGTATCCAATTTTTGTTATTGGAGATGACGACGTTGTGGAGCCTATTAAAAGCATGCCAGGTCAATCACGTATGGGTGTCAATCAGCTGAGAAAATTTATTGAGCCTCTCATACCAAAAGGGCTTTCTTCTGTTCTCTTATTTGGAATTGTAGACTCTAACTTAAAAGATGATCGAGCTACTAATGCAGACTCGGAAATAAATCCAGTAATTCGAGCATTGCCTCTTTTGAGAAAGTGGTTTCCTAATCTTTTAATTGCCTGCGACGTTTGTCTCTGTCCTTACACGAAACACGGGCATTGTGGAATACTTGGTGAAAATGGACTTTTGAACTCTCAAAGCATTGAACGATTAGCGGAGGTTGCTGTTTCCTATGGGCGTGCGGGAGCACACATTGTCGCTCCTTCCGATATGATGGATAATCGTATTCGTGCTATTAAAGAAGCACTGATAGCAGAGAATTTGGAAAACCGTGTATCTTTGCTGTCTTACTCAGCTAAATTCGCATCAAACTTTTATGGCCCTTTTCGCGATGCTGCAAAGTCTGCGCCAGCGTTCGGAGATCGCCGTTGCTATCAGCTTCCCAGTGGCTCCAAGGGTCTGGCAATAAGAGCTGTTCAAAGAGATGTTGTAGAAGGAGCAGATATGCTGATGGTGAAACCAGGCATGCCTTACCTTGATATATTGCGTCAGACAAAAGATACTTATCCCAGTCATCCGCTGTATGTGTATCAAGTTAGCGGGGAATATTCAATGCTCTATTTCGCTGCCCAAAACGGGGCTTTTGATCTGAAGGAAGCTTTAATGGAGACAATGAAGGGATTTCGTCGAGCGGGAGCTGATTGCATTATAACCTATTTCACTCCAACATTGTTAGATATTTTACTTGAGCTTAAATAA
- the LOC128860519 gene encoding spermine synthase isoform X2: protein MTAQTILFDFTVDSEKTSDSKQRQEIIKVVRGEVENIFPQIELAYQMSMEDGFFCVLTENKETMITLRIFQQGLVTMNIEYYLEDGKEPLMSFDSSKRLENILAKKLKVHSGQVLPTLKRGDVARYFPSSDERIIEYDIDAMVYEERSPFQKIQILHSKTLGNMLILDELQNIAESDLIYTETLMGRGVENYEGKEICILGGGDGALLYELLKESPKFVVMLEIDDLVMQACNKYLNTICGEVLEKRRGDNYEIVVGDCVEYMKKFISEGRKFDYIFGDLTDIPISGAPVGEIWDFIRTILEHSFKLLKPDGKYLTHGNGTACTESLELFEDQLRLLRPKVKFTTSKAFVPSFMEEWLFYQVSLA, encoded by the exons ATGACTGCTCAAACTATTCTTTTCGATTTTACTGTGGATTCAGAAAAAACTTCAGATTCTAAACAGCGCCAAGAAATCATCAAAGTAGTCCGGGGCGAGgtggaaaatatatttccacAAATCGAATTGGCCTATCAAATGTCTATGGAGGATGGATTTTTTTGTGTACTAACAGAAAATAAGGAGACTATGATTACTTTACGCATTTTTCAGCAGGGTCTTGTAACTATGAACATTGAGTATTACCTGGAAGATGGAAAAGAACCACTGATGTCGTTTgat TCATCCAAACGCCTTGAAAATATCCTAGCCAAGAAATTGAAAGTTCATTCTGGACAAGTATTACCCACATTGAAACGTGGCGATGTCGCTAGGTATTTTCCATCATCAG ACGAACGAATTATTGAATATGACATTGATGCAATGGTATATGAGGAGCGTTcaccttttcaaaaaattcaaatattacaCTCGAAAACCCTTGGGAATATGTTGATTTTGGATGAATTACAAA ATATTGCTGAGTCTGATTTAATCTATACGGAGACTCTGATGGGTCGTGGTGTTGAAAATTATGAAGGAAAAGAGATATGCATACTTGGTGGAGGAGACGGTGCACTACTCTACGAATTACTTAAAGAGAGCCCCAAATTCGTTGTGATGCTTGAAATCGATGATTTGGTGATGCAAGCCTGTAATAAGTACTTAAATACGATTTGTGGCGAAGTACTTGAGAAGCGTAGGGGAGATAACTACGAAATAGTCGTTGGAGATTGTGTGGagtatatgaaaaagttcaTATCGGAAGGACGAAAATTCGACTATATTTTTGGAGATCTCACTGATATTCCAATATCTGGCGCACCGGTTGGGGAAATTTGGGATTTCATTCGCACAATTCTCGAACATTCATTTAAACTATTAAAACCAGATGGAAAATATCTAACGCATGGCAACGGTACAGCTTGCACAGAATCTTTGGAGTTGTTTGAAGATCAATTACGATTGCTTCGGCCAAAAGTCAAATTTACTACATCCAAGGCATTTGTGCCTTCTTTTATGGAAGAATGGCTATTTTATCAAGTATCTTTGGCTTGA
- the LOC128860518 gene encoding uncharacterized protein LOC128860518 produces the protein MDGENDSVNKIKIGVHKKFAELHAALEMREKLLLRQLEVVESTKQRMVECGAENGFLTRPQSIEGNDIEILFENEDKLLGSIRSFGRFQLGSMLLALKQEDYITPNCDHEIMYKNIQSDDNHLDKLPQQIKVSDHVVVDFTKDKSIIEHNTKYINDSIVNITLEESKELIRKARTKNEAPIFPLNLEELDDELESSIVEAVSNLSRDSKQNLSDMNEKSPVKRTKLGRSTQKITINNCSGTINLQNISSVTINCGNDKCEHDGDMKTYINLGVSKNSTSNIGAIVPCMVDSVSEYSTPSSIDSISNQSSNSNSRSHSKKQKNCKSVAEGSTKLNKVTDQTLYNGSMVTTKEHTTVANENVSNLTSKNERHDADHESKTLNCDFYNRLINEIKRNLDQHQSSHHTGRTQRVSNLISSIQNTRQPNQDSTLSETNLEKEPHLVMKNFENLNIVLRNSKKDETIRPVHVEHWLSEIKKDTNLEPMQNTDILEHSTINE, from the exons ATGGATGGTGAAAACGACTCAGTAAATAAA ATAAAAATAGGtgtacataaaaaatttgcagaaCTACATGCGGCACTTGAAATGCGAGAAAAACTGTTGTTACGGCAATTAGAAGTTGTGGAGTCCACTAAGCAACGCATGGTGGAGTGCGGTGCTGAAAACGGTTTTTTGACAAGACCTCAATCTATTGAAGGGAATGATATAGAAATAttgttcgaaaatgaagataaaTTACTAGGTTCCATACGTTCTTTCGGTAGGTTTCAATTAGGGTCCATGCTTCTGGCTCTAAAACAAGAGGATTATATTACTCCAAACTGTGACCACGAAATAATGTACAAAAATATCCAATCCGATGATAATCATCTCGATAAATTACCTCAACAAATAAAAGTTTCCGATCATGTAGTGGTTGATTTTACAAAGGATAAATCTATAATTGAGCACAATACGAAATACATAAATGATTCAATAGTTAATATAACACTTGAGGAATCTAAAGAACTTATAAGAAAAGCGCGTACAAAGAACGAAGCGCCAATATTCCCTTTGAATTTGGAGGAACTAGATGACGAGCTGGAATCGTCTATTGTTGAAGCAGTTTCTAATTTAAGTCGAGATTCTAAGCAGAATTTATCTgatatgaatgaaaaaagtcCTGTAAAAAGAACTAAATTAGGTCGATCTACACAAAAAATTACCATCAATAATTGCAGTGGTACTATTAACCTTCAGAATATATCGAGTGTCACAATAAATTGCGGTAATGACAAATGTGAGCATGATGGCGATATGAAAACATACATAAACTTGGGCGTTTCAAAAAACTCTACGTCGAATATTGGTGCTATAGTACCTTGCATGGTTGATTCCGTTTCAGAATATTCAACCCCCAGCTCAATTGATTCGATTTCTAACCAGTCCAGTAACTCGAATTCTAGATCCCATTCTAAGAAGCAAAAAAACTGCAAATCAGTTGCGGAAGGTAGCACCAAGCTGAATAAAGTCACTGATCAAACTTTATATAACGGATCAATGGTCACAACAAAAGAACACACAACAGTCGCAAACGAAAATGTTTCAAATCTCACAAGTAAAAACGAACGACATGATGCAGATCACGAATCTAAAACACTGAATTGTGACTTTTACAACCGCcttattaatgaaattaaacgTAACCTCGATCAGCACCAATCATCTCATCATACAGGAAGAACCCAAAGAGTCTCGAATTTAATTTCAAGTATTCAAAATACGCGGCAGCCAAATCAAGATTCTACTCTATCAGAAACTAATTTAGAAAAGGAACCACATctggttatgaaaaattttgaaaatctgaaTATTGTACTAAGAAATTCCAAAAAAGACGAAACTATTCGCCCAGTTCATGTAGAACATTGGttatcagaaataaaaaaagataccaATTTAGAGCCAATGCAGAATACCGACATATTAGAGCACAGCACAATTAATGAATAA
- the LOC128860519 gene encoding spermine synthase isoform X1 produces the protein MTAQTILFDFTVDSEKTSDSKQRQEIIKVVRGEVENIFPQIELAYQMSMEDGFFCVLTENKETMITLRIFQQGLVTMNIEYYLEDGKEPLMSFDTMRTMELILRQKLHSDRSKYLPPIKRGGYIDIYMTSSDERIIEYDIDAMVYEERSPFQKIQILHSKTLGNMLILDELQNIAESDLIYTETLMGRGVENYEGKEICILGGGDGALLYELLKESPKFVVMLEIDDLVMQACNKYLNTICGEVLEKRRGDNYEIVVGDCVEYMKKFISEGRKFDYIFGDLTDIPISGAPVGEIWDFIRTILEHSFKLLKPDGKYLTHGNGTACTESLELFEDQLRLLRPKVKFTTSKAFVPSFMEEWLFYQVSLA, from the exons ATGACTGCTCAAACTATTCTTTTCGATTTTACTGTGGATTCAGAAAAAACTTCAGATTCTAAACAGCGCCAAGAAATCATCAAAGTAGTCCGGGGCGAGgtggaaaatatatttccacAAATCGAATTGGCCTATCAAATGTCTATGGAGGATGGATTTTTTTGTGTACTAACAGAAAATAAGGAGACTATGATTACTTTACGCATTTTTCAGCAGGGTCTTGTAACTATGAACATTGAGTATTACCTGGAAGATGGAAAAGAACCACTGATGTCGTTTgat ACAATGCGCACAATGGAACTAATTTTACGGCAAAAATTACATTCCGATCGTTCCAAGTATTTACCGCCGATAAAACGTGGTGGATATATTGACATATACATGACTAGTTCAG ACGAACGAATTATTGAATATGACATTGATGCAATGGTATATGAGGAGCGTTcaccttttcaaaaaattcaaatattacaCTCGAAAACCCTTGGGAATATGTTGATTTTGGATGAATTACAAA ATATTGCTGAGTCTGATTTAATCTATACGGAGACTCTGATGGGTCGTGGTGTTGAAAATTATGAAGGAAAAGAGATATGCATACTTGGTGGAGGAGACGGTGCACTACTCTACGAATTACTTAAAGAGAGCCCCAAATTCGTTGTGATGCTTGAAATCGATGATTTGGTGATGCAAGCCTGTAATAAGTACTTAAATACGATTTGTGGCGAAGTACTTGAGAAGCGTAGGGGAGATAACTACGAAATAGTCGTTGGAGATTGTGTGGagtatatgaaaaagttcaTATCGGAAGGACGAAAATTCGACTATATTTTTGGAGATCTCACTGATATTCCAATATCTGGCGCACCGGTTGGGGAAATTTGGGATTTCATTCGCACAATTCTCGAACATTCATTTAAACTATTAAAACCAGATGGAAAATATCTAACGCATGGCAACGGTACAGCTTGCACAGAATCTTTGGAGTTGTTTGAAGATCAATTACGATTGCTTCGGCCAAAAGTCAAATTTACTACATCCAAGGCATTTGTGCCTTCTTTTATGGAAGAATGGCTATTTTATCAAGTATCTTTGGCTTGA